One region of Camelus bactrianus isolate YW-2024 breed Bactrian camel chromosome 20, ASM4877302v1, whole genome shotgun sequence genomic DNA includes:
- the YIPF3 gene encoding protein YIPF3 isoform X1 gives MATPAAPAGGARNGAGSEWGGFEENIQGGGSAVIDMENMDDTSGSSFEDMGELHQRLREEEVDVDAAAAEEEDGEFLGMKGFKGQLSRQVADQMWQAGKRQASRAFSLYANIDILRPYFDVEPAQVRSRLLESMIPIKMVNFPQKIAGELYGPLMLVFTLVAILLHGMKTSDTIIREGTLMGTAIGTCFGYWLGVSSFIYFLAYLCNAQITMLQMLALLGYGLFGHCIVLFITYNIHLHALFYLFWLLVGGLSTLRMVAVLVSRTVGPTQRLLLCGTLATLHMLFLLYLHFAYHKVVEGILDTLEGPNIPPMQRVPRDIPAALPAARLPAIVLNATAKAVVVTLQSH, from the exons ATGGCAACTCCGGCGGCGCCAGCCGGCGGCGCCCGAAACGGGGCTGGCTCGGAGTGGGGAGGGTTCGAAGAAAACATCCAG GGTGGGGGCTCAGCTGTGATTGACATGGAGAACATGGACGATACCTCAGGCTCCAGCTTCGAGGATATGGGCGAGCTGCATCAGCGCCTGCGCGAGGAAGAAGTAGATGTTGATGCAGCTGCTGCTGAAGAAGAGGATGGGGAGTTCCTGGGCATGAAGGGCTTTAAGGGACAGCTGAGCCGGCAAGTGGCTGACCAG ATGTGGCAGGCAGGGAAGAGACAAGCCTCCAGAGCTTTCAGCTTGTACGCCAACATCGACATCCTGAGACCTTACTTTGATGTGGAGCCTGCCCAAGTGCGAAGCAG gCTCCTGGAGTCCATGATCCCTATCAAGATGGTCAACTTCCCCCAG AAAATCGCAGGTGAGCTCTACGGACCTCTCATGCTTGTCTTCACGCTGGTGGCCATCCTTCTCCACGGGATGAAGACATCCGACACCATCATT CGGGAGGGCACCCTGATGGGCACAGCCATTGGCACCTGCTTCGGCTACTGGCTGGGTGTCTCGTCCTTCATTTACTTCCTTGCCTACCTGTGCAACGCCCAGATCACCATGCTCCAGATGCTGGCACTGCTG GGCTATGGCCTCTTTGGACACTGCATTGTCCTGTTCATCACCTATAACATCCACCTCCATGCTCTCTTCTACCTCTTCTGGCTACTGGTGGGTGGGTTGTCCACCCTGCGCATG GTGGCAGTGTTGGTGTCACGGACTGTGGGCCCCACACAGCGGTTGCTCCTCTGTGGCACCCTGGCTACCCTGCACATGCTCTTCCTGCTCTATCTGCATTTTGCCTACCACAAGGTAGTAGAAG GGATCCTGGACACTCTGGAGGGCCCCAACATCCCGCCCATGCAGAGGGTCCCCAGAGACATCCCTGCTGCGCTCCCTGCTGCCAGGCTTCCTGCCATCGTGCTCAATGCCACAGCCAAGGCTGTTGTGGTGACCCTGCAGTCACACTGA
- the POLR1C gene encoding DNA-directed RNA polymerases I and III subunit RPAC1 isoform X2: MDENSLEFDMVGIDAAIANAFRRILLAEVPTMAVEKVLVYNNTSLVQDEILAHRLGLIPIHADPRLFEYRNQGDEEGTEIDTLQFRLQVRCTWNPHAAKDSSDPNELYVNHKVYTRHMAWVPLGNQADVFPEGAIRPVHDDILIAQLRPGQEIDLLMHCVKGIGKDHAKFSPVATASYRLLPDITLLEPVEGDAADELSRCFSPGVIEVQEIQGKKVARVANPRLDTFSREVFRNEKLKKVVRLARVRNHYIFSVESTGVLPPDVLVSEAIKVLMGKCRRFLDELDAVQMD, from the exons ATGGATGAAAACTCACTGGAGTTTGACATGGTGGGAATTGACGCAGCCATTGCCAATGCTTTCCGACGCATTCTGTTAGCTGAG GTGCCCACCATGGCTGTGGAGAAGGTCCTGGTGTACAACAACACATCCCTTGTCCAGGACGAGATCCTCGCTCACCGCTTGGGGCTCATCCCCATCCATGCTGACCCCCGCCTTTTTGAATATCGGAACCAAG GAGATGAAGAAGGCACAGAGATAGATACTCTGCAGTTTCGACTGCAAGTGAGGTGCACTTGGAACCCCCATGCAGCTAAAGATTCCTCTGACCCCAATGAGCTCTACGTCAACCACAAAG TGTACACCAGGCACATGGCATGGGTACCCTTGGGGAACCAGGCTGACGTCTTCCCAGAGGGCGCCATCCGACCTGTGCATGATGACATCCTCATTGCTCAGCTGCGGCCTGGCCAGGAGATTGACCTGCTCATGCACTGTGTCAAGGGCATTG GCAAAGATCATGCCAAGTTTTCACCTGTGGCAACAGCCAGTTACAGGCTCCTGCCAGACATCACCCTGCTTGAGCCCGTGGAAGGGGATGCAGCTGATGAGCTGAGCAGGTGCTTCTCACCTGGTGTTATTGAGGTGCAAGAAATCCAAG GTAAAAAGGTGGCCAGAGTCGCCAACCCCCGACTAGACACCTTCAGCAGGGAAGTCTTCCGCAATGAGAAGCTGAAGAAGGTTGTACGGCTTGCTCGTGTTCGGAACCATTATATCT TCTCTGTTGAGTCTACAGGGGTGTTGCCACCAGACGTGCTGGTGAGTGAAGCCATCAAAGTACTGATGGGGAAGTGCCGGCGGTTCTTGGATGAACTGGATGCAGTTCAGATGGATTGA
- the YIPF3 gene encoding protein YIPF3 isoform X2, translating to MATPAAPAGGARNGAGSEWGGFEENIQGGGSAVIDMENMDDTSGSSFEDMGELHQRLREEEVDVDAAAAEEEDGEFLGMKGFKGQLSRQVADQMWQAGKRQASRAFSLYANIDILRPYFDVEPAQVRSRLLESMIPIKMVNFPQKIAGELYGPLMLVFTLVAILLHGMKTSDTIIGYGLFGHCIVLFITYNIHLHALFYLFWLLVGGLSTLRMVAVLVSRTVGPTQRLLLCGTLATLHMLFLLYLHFAYHKVVEGILDTLEGPNIPPMQRVPRDIPAALPAARLPAIVLNATAKAVVVTLQSH from the exons ATGGCAACTCCGGCGGCGCCAGCCGGCGGCGCCCGAAACGGGGCTGGCTCGGAGTGGGGAGGGTTCGAAGAAAACATCCAG GGTGGGGGCTCAGCTGTGATTGACATGGAGAACATGGACGATACCTCAGGCTCCAGCTTCGAGGATATGGGCGAGCTGCATCAGCGCCTGCGCGAGGAAGAAGTAGATGTTGATGCAGCTGCTGCTGAAGAAGAGGATGGGGAGTTCCTGGGCATGAAGGGCTTTAAGGGACAGCTGAGCCGGCAAGTGGCTGACCAG ATGTGGCAGGCAGGGAAGAGACAAGCCTCCAGAGCTTTCAGCTTGTACGCCAACATCGACATCCTGAGACCTTACTTTGATGTGGAGCCTGCCCAAGTGCGAAGCAG gCTCCTGGAGTCCATGATCCCTATCAAGATGGTCAACTTCCCCCAG AAAATCGCAGGTGAGCTCTACGGACCTCTCATGCTTGTCTTCACGCTGGTGGCCATCCTTCTCCACGGGATGAAGACATCCGACACCATCATT GGCTATGGCCTCTTTGGACACTGCATTGTCCTGTTCATCACCTATAACATCCACCTCCATGCTCTCTTCTACCTCTTCTGGCTACTGGTGGGTGGGTTGTCCACCCTGCGCATG GTGGCAGTGTTGGTGTCACGGACTGTGGGCCCCACACAGCGGTTGCTCCTCTGTGGCACCCTGGCTACCCTGCACATGCTCTTCCTGCTCTATCTGCATTTTGCCTACCACAAGGTAGTAGAAG GGATCCTGGACACTCTGGAGGGCCCCAACATCCCGCCCATGCAGAGGGTCCCCAGAGACATCCCTGCTGCGCTCCCTGCTGCCAGGCTTCCTGCCATCGTGCTCAATGCCACAGCCAAGGCTGTTGTGGTGACCCTGCAGTCACACTGA
- the POLR1C gene encoding DNA-directed RNA polymerases I and III subunit RPAC1 isoform X1 has product MAAAQAVEEMRSRVVLGEFGVRNVHTTDFPGNYSGYDDAWDQDRFEKNFRVDVVHMDENSLEFDMVGIDAAIANAFRRILLAEVPTMAVEKVLVYNNTSLVQDEILAHRLGLIPIHADPRLFEYRNQGDEEGTEIDTLQFRLQVRCTWNPHAAKDSSDPNELYVNHKVYTRHMAWVPLGNQADVFPEGAIRPVHDDILIAQLRPGQEIDLLMHCVKGIGKDHAKFSPVATASYRLLPDITLLEPVEGDAADELSRCFSPGVIEVQEIQGKKVARVANPRLDTFSREVFRNEKLKKVVRLARVRNHYIFSVESTGVLPPDVLVSEAIKVLMGKCRRFLDELDAVQMD; this is encoded by the exons ATGGCGGCGGCTCAGGCTGTGGAGGAAATGCGGAGCCGCGTGGTTCTAGGGGAGTTCGGGGTTCGCAAT GTTCATACCACCGACTTTCCTGGTAACTATTCGGGCTACGATGATGCCTGGGACCAGGACCGCTTcgagaag AATTTCCGCGTGGATGTGGTACACATGGATGAAAACTCACTGGAGTTTGACATGGTGGGAATTGACGCAGCCATTGCCAATGCTTTCCGACGCATTCTGTTAGCTGAG GTGCCCACCATGGCTGTGGAGAAGGTCCTGGTGTACAACAACACATCCCTTGTCCAGGACGAGATCCTCGCTCACCGCTTGGGGCTCATCCCCATCCATGCTGACCCCCGCCTTTTTGAATATCGGAACCAAG GAGATGAAGAAGGCACAGAGATAGATACTCTGCAGTTTCGACTGCAAGTGAGGTGCACTTGGAACCCCCATGCAGCTAAAGATTCCTCTGACCCCAATGAGCTCTACGTCAACCACAAAG TGTACACCAGGCACATGGCATGGGTACCCTTGGGGAACCAGGCTGACGTCTTCCCAGAGGGCGCCATCCGACCTGTGCATGATGACATCCTCATTGCTCAGCTGCGGCCTGGCCAGGAGATTGACCTGCTCATGCACTGTGTCAAGGGCATTG GCAAAGATCATGCCAAGTTTTCACCTGTGGCAACAGCCAGTTACAGGCTCCTGCCAGACATCACCCTGCTTGAGCCCGTGGAAGGGGATGCAGCTGATGAGCTGAGCAGGTGCTTCTCACCTGGTGTTATTGAGGTGCAAGAAATCCAAG GTAAAAAGGTGGCCAGAGTCGCCAACCCCCGACTAGACACCTTCAGCAGGGAAGTCTTCCGCAATGAGAAGCTGAAGAAGGTTGTACGGCTTGCTCGTGTTCGGAACCATTATATCT TCTCTGTTGAGTCTACAGGGGTGTTGCCACCAGACGTGCTGGTGAGTGAAGCCATCAAAGTACTGATGGGGAAGTGCCGGCGGTTCTTGGATGAACTGGATGCAGTTCAGATGGATTGA